In the Acropora muricata isolate sample 2 chromosome 1, ASM3666990v1, whole genome shotgun sequence genome, one interval contains:
- the LOC136919511 gene encoding upstream stimulatory factor 1-like isoform X2, with protein MTSLFDPMTTAPHSNLDMLDGSLDPDKNSPLQDPKSADPTQVPEPETVTVTVSTVSDEQAAAALHVGEQANAAFGDPGTLQFQYRPDANGVQATGFNGGTQQIRVVQVQAADPTCDRVDATNAAFAPQVQTVIQSPFSNGSSPTHAVETETGTEGPRFTYFQPADAAATAAVVQASGTDGLDATSAYTVRNIPVSLQQPSSPSQMPITMAEAQTITTVGTAAGGFYVMMSPQDVMPGGNQRNIAPAMTHKVPTKVDAPRTARDEKRRATHNEVERRRRDKINTWINKLAKVVPECVQEQSKAGQSKGGILSKTVDYINELKLHNTRLVETIKDTERLTSDTELLRHQVEELRQENALLRAQLQQHGIELATGGPGPQV; from the exons ATGACCAGCTTGTTTGACCCCATGACCACGGCTCCTCACTCCAACCTGGACATGCTCGACGGGTCTTTGGATCCAGACAAAAATTCACCACTGCAAGATCCCAAAAGCGCTGATCCAACACAGGTACCCGAGCCAGAAACGGTGACTGTGACGGTTTCTACTGTTTCAGACGAACAAGCCGCAGCTGCTCTTCACGTCGGAGAACAAGCAAACGCAGCGTTCGGAGACCCAGGAACGCTTCAGTTTCAGTACAGACCAGACGCAAATGGCGTTCAGGCGACGGGATTCAACGGGGGAACTCAACAGATTCGTGTGGTTCAAGTCCAGGCAGCTGATCCAACCTGTGATCGGGTAGATGCGACGAACGCAGCCTTCGCACCGCAAGTACAGACTGTTATACAAAGCCCATTTAGCAATGGCTCATCCCCAACACATGCCGTTGAAACGGAGACAGGAACCGAAGGGCCTAGGTTTACGTACTTTCAACCAGCCGATGCGGCGGCTACGGCAGCAGTAGTTCAAGCTAGTGGTACGGACGGCCTTGATGCTACAAGTGCGTATACCGTGAGAAATATTCCTGTTTCTTTACAACAACCTTCTTCTCCTTCGCAAATGCCCATCACAATGGCTGAAGCACAGACCATAACGACCGTGGGAACAGCTGCAG GTGGGTTCTATGTTATGATGTCGCCTCAAGATGTAATGCCTGGCGGAAATCAACGAAACATAGCTCCAGCCATGACTCACAAAGTTCCCAC GAAAGTGGATGCCCCAAGAACTGCTAGAGATGAGAAGAGAAGAGCAACTCACAATGAAG TTGAACGTCGTCGTAGAGACAAGATAAACACATGGATAAACAAACTTGCTAAAGTCGTACCTGAATGCGTCCAAGAGCAGTCTAAAGCAGGGCAG AGTAAAGGTGGAATTTTATCCAAGACAGTCGACTACATAAATGAGCTGAAATTACACAACACGCGACTGGTTGAAACAATCAAGGACACAGAGAGGCTGACTTCGGATACTGAGCTGTTGCGGCATCAAGTAGAAGAGCTGCGACAAGAGAATGCCTTGCTGAGGGCACAATTACAGCAGCATGGAATTGAATTGGCCACAGGTGGACCAGGTCCCCAAGTGTGA
- the LOC136919511 gene encoding upstream stimulatory factor 1-like isoform X1 has translation MTSLFDPMTTAPHSNLDMLDGSLDPDKNSPLQDPKSADPTQVPEPETVTVTVSTVSDEQAAAALHVGEQANAAFGDPGTLQFQYRPDANGVQATGFNGGTQQIRVVQVQAADPTCDRVDATNAAFAPQVQTVIQSPFSNGSSPTHAVETETGTEGPRFTYFQPADAAATAAVVQASGTDGLDATSAYTVRNIPVSLQQPSSPSQMPITMAEAQTITTVGTAAGGFYVMMSPQDVMPGGNQRNIAPAMTHKVPTKVDAPRTARDEKRRATHNEVERRRRDKINTWINKLAKVVPECVQEQSKAGQVGGTQAISKGGILSKTVDYINELKLHNTRLVETIKDTERLTSDTELLRHQVEELRQENALLRAQLQQHGIELATGGPGPQV, from the exons ATGACCAGCTTGTTTGACCCCATGACCACGGCTCCTCACTCCAACCTGGACATGCTCGACGGGTCTTTGGATCCAGACAAAAATTCACCACTGCAAGATCCCAAAAGCGCTGATCCAACACAGGTACCCGAGCCAGAAACGGTGACTGTGACGGTTTCTACTGTTTCAGACGAACAAGCCGCAGCTGCTCTTCACGTCGGAGAACAAGCAAACGCAGCGTTCGGAGACCCAGGAACGCTTCAGTTTCAGTACAGACCAGACGCAAATGGCGTTCAGGCGACGGGATTCAACGGGGGAACTCAACAGATTCGTGTGGTTCAAGTCCAGGCAGCTGATCCAACCTGTGATCGGGTAGATGCGACGAACGCAGCCTTCGCACCGCAAGTACAGACTGTTATACAAAGCCCATTTAGCAATGGCTCATCCCCAACACATGCCGTTGAAACGGAGACAGGAACCGAAGGGCCTAGGTTTACGTACTTTCAACCAGCCGATGCGGCGGCTACGGCAGCAGTAGTTCAAGCTAGTGGTACGGACGGCCTTGATGCTACAAGTGCGTATACCGTGAGAAATATTCCTGTTTCTTTACAACAACCTTCTTCTCCTTCGCAAATGCCCATCACAATGGCTGAAGCACAGACCATAACGACCGTGGGAACAGCTGCAG GTGGGTTCTATGTTATGATGTCGCCTCAAGATGTAATGCCTGGCGGAAATCAACGAAACATAGCTCCAGCCATGACTCACAAAGTTCCCAC GAAAGTGGATGCCCCAAGAACTGCTAGAGATGAGAAGAGAAGAGCAACTCACAATGAAG TTGAACGTCGTCGTAGAGACAAGATAAACACATGGATAAACAAACTTGCTAAAGTCGTACCTGAATGCGTCCAAGAGCAGTCTAAAGCAGGGCAGGTCGGTGGAACACAAGCTATT AGTAAAGGTGGAATTTTATCCAAGACAGTCGACTACATAAATGAGCTGAAATTACACAACACGCGACTGGTTGAAACAATCAAGGACACAGAGAGGCTGACTTCGGATACTGAGCTGTTGCGGCATCAAGTAGAAGAGCTGCGACAAGAGAATGCCTTGCTGAGGGCACAATTACAGCAGCATGGAATTGAATTGGCCACAGGTGGACCAGGTCCCCAAGTGTGA
- the LOC136919066 gene encoding uncharacterized protein, producing the protein MATVEISSTVEKEGDISKEASDNSRANSAEFNDNIQNGGDAVTISSLQQDTFGVVISEVTAPQVVPATNGVVDKDVVPQNTTNPIPASMFSYRFASPTSNQTPYYVSSDIVLSGGMAQQTRRRIVHNEVERRRKDKINKWILKLAQAVPQCKWGKQSKNIVLEKTVEYINEVNDQLKELGNSQQREQKLAQEVQNLKTRLGKVTTENKVLKDLLKKNNVTIPRNILTMSDSTSAVTGLEQVNSSVAVTMVNSNSEAVTMATSKTLQVEIPVTVKTTPIVTMVTQLPVATATVSGVQSRKESVAYVAPFFIANNPVSIVTSATCLVTPAVTSAMSVTAPIAHNAGSSQHSHVQGRMSNSVTLSHVNQGIYSQLANNLICSSTPQPVQALPVPVCSSQVAPSPQAGFSQHSVAAIMKVALQPGTSVSPVAVVDASSLSTPAVATNATAMFTVQPTAVISEALSTAPQAVLVSAPSLRTTSNSCLNEFPGIANSSTISQPQSSSDVSTFYVATAPNQSVSVAMVIPNHGSLVHAQAKGSNNGGKMPGEKNNKVGNLNRPRAKPKARNNTAKGTSQSKALSENKTAAVTSKRGATHLPATSAATAEKRANNCIPRETTMNLSICQQTQDEVMAVQTFNVTALIPGIASQGSSSNDDVHNAVPNRFECNKTIAQASSIGAGQVTQVPRLSHSIASLAGLSQGIGQPVPETPTDIQRHQQVSAQLSTGSLSFSAESLLASNEVVLPNIPHISTTTVSESNCGLQSSLAPVSSINNTANDQSHTQSFSNYSAEALIGGNEIIGEPVVTQETHLQRRPSRTTYSDFSAESLIGSNDLNSGLSYAIDKLISSRSDANGIGTAMVSVNPNLLHSVKSNTSYDTGTNSLRALAALPDLVEQKSAASSNQSTTPYLSGTIQNGTYGVSSSTSAAMQLSLNNNSERRLRETSAQQQGAYQTVTSSNNFPPSSSASFLKHSVDSITSSFSSVNNGIASTSIGPISTSNSGGLFQAPMSFAVDPSTMGNQLSFGSMTNPFSPTRSFFNHSSTMGSFV; encoded by the exons ATGGCCACTGTCGAAATTTCATCAACTGTAGAGAAAGAAGGCGATATCTCTAAAGAAGCGAGCGATAATAGCAGGGCAAATTCAGCGGAGTTCAACGAtaacattcaaaatggcggcgatGCAGTGACAATTTCCTCGCTTCAACAAGACACCTTTGGTGTGGTTATTTCAGAAGTTACAGCCCCTCAAGTTG TTCCTGCAACGAATGGAGTGGTGGACAAAGATGTCGTTCCCCAGAACACAACCAATCCTATCCCTGCCAGCATGTTCTCCTACAGATTTGCATCGCCAACCAGTAACCAGACACCTTACTATGTTTCATCAGATATAGTGCTCAG TGGAGGAATGGCACAGCAAACAAGGAGAAGGATTGTTCACAATGAGG TGGAACGCAggagaaaagacaaaataaacaaatggaTTTTGAAACTGGCACAAGCTGTGCCACAGTGTAAATGGGGAAAGCAG AGCAAAAATATTGTACTTGAAAAGACTGTAGAATACATCAATGAAGTCAATGATCAGCTAAAGGAATTGGGTAATTCACAGCAGAGGGAGCAAAAACTTG CTCAAGAGGTCCAAAATCTAAAAACACGACTTGGAAAAGTCACAAcagaaaataaagttttgaaggatttattgaagaaaaacaatGTCACCATTCCGAGAAACATTCTCACGATGTCGGATTCAACTTCGGCGGTGACAGGCCTTGAACAAGTTAATTCATCTGTTGCTGTGACAATGGTAAACTCAAACTCGGAAGCGGTAACCATGGCAACATCCAAGACTTTGCAGGTTGAGATTCCAGTGACAGTAAAGACCACTCCTATTGTTACCATGGTTACTCAATTGCCAGTCGCTACGGCAACTGTTTCTGGAGTTCAATCTAGAAAAGAATCGGTTGCGTATGTTGCGCCTTTTTTCATTGCAAATAACCCAGTTTCCATAGTAACAAGTGCAACTTGTCTAGTTACACCAGCGGTAACTTCTGCTATGTCTGTTACTGCTCCGATTGCGCATAATGCTGGCAGCAGCCAACATAGCCACGTTCAAGGACGCATGTCCAATTCTGTAACTTTATCCCACGTAAATCAAGGGATTTACTCTCAGCTTGCGAATAATTTGATTTGTTCATCGACTCCCCAACCGGTTCAAGCTTTACCTGTCCCAGTTTGCTCGTCCCAAGTGGCACCAAGTCCCCAGGCGGGTTTTTCACAACACAGTGTTGCGGCAATCATGAAAGTTGCGCTTCAACCTGGAACTTCAGTTTCTCCTGTCGCTGTCGTAGATGCTTCTTCTCTTTCCACTCCGGCTGTGGCAACTAATGCAACTGCCATGTTTACTGTCCAACCTACGGCTGTTATCTCAGAAGCTTTGAGCACCGCTCCACAGGCAGTTCTAGTGTCGGCGCCTTCTTTACGGACGACATCAAACAGCTGTTTAAATGAATTTCCAGGAATTGCCAACAGTTCTACAATTTCACAGCCACAGTCCAGCAGCGATGTATCAACATTTTATGTAGCTACTGCTCCAAATCAGAGTGTATCTGTTGCCATGGTGATCCCTAATCATGGAAGCTTGGTACATGCGCAAGCGAAAGGCTCGAACAATGGAGGTAAGATGCCAGGAGAAAAGAATAATAAAGTCGGAAATTTGAACAGGCCTCGAGCAAAACCCAAAGCTAGAAACAACACAGCGAAAGGAACttcgcaaagcaaagctttgtctGAAAATAAGACAGCCGCGGTCACGAGCAAGCGGGGTGCAACACATTTGCCTGCTACTAGCGCTGCTACTGCGGAAAAGAGAGCTAATAACTGCATCCCTCGAGAGACAACGATGAATTTGAGTATTTGTCAACAAACGCAAGACGAAGTAATGGCCGTACAGACATTCAACGTTACTGCTCTGATTCCGGGTATTGCCTCCCAAGGGTCATCGAGTAATGACGATGTGCATAATGCCGTTCCCAATAGGTTTGAATGCAATAAAACTATCGCGCAAGCTTCCAGCATAGGTGCAGGCCAGGTCACTCAGGTACCACGGCTGTCGCACAGCATTGCATCGTTGGCAGGACTGTCGCAAGGTATAGGTCAACCTGTACCGGAGACACCCACAGACATTCAACGTCATCAACAGGTGTCAGCGCAGCTGAGCACTGGAAGCCTGAGTTTTTCGGCAGAATCTCTGCTTGCTTCAAATGAAGTTGTCTTACCGAATATTCCGCACATATCCACAACTACCGTTTCAGAAAGCAACTGCGGCCTTCAAAGCAGTTTAGCACCAGTCTCTTCAATAAATAACACGGCCAACGACCAAAGTCATACCCAATCCTTTTCGAACTATTCGGCCGAAGCACTTATTGGAGGAAACGAAATCATTGGGGAACCTGTCGTTACACAGGAAACCCATCTGCAAAGAAGACCGTCTAGAACTACTTACTCAGACTTTTCGGCCGAgtctctgattggttcaaatgACCTGAATTCAGGATTGTCTTACGCCATTGACAAGTTGATCTCATCGCGTTCGGACGCAAATGGTATCGGCACAGCAATGGTGTCGGTGAATCCGAACTTACTACATTCAGTGAAATCCAACACTAGTTATGACACAGGTACAAATTCCTTGAGAGCGCTTGCAGCATTGCCGGACCTTGTCGAACAAAAGTCCGCGGCTTCCAGCAATCAATCCACGACTCCTTATTTGAGCGGTACCATTCAAAATGGAACATACGGCGTTTCTTCTTCAACTTCTGCAGCAATGCAATTGTCattgaataataactctgaGAGGAGGCTTCGAGAAACTTCGGCCCAACAACAGGGAGCTTATCAAACTGTTACTTCCTCCAACAATTTTCCTCCTTCGTCCTCCGCcagttttttaaaacattcagTCGATAGCATTACTTCATCTTTCTCGTCTGTCAATAATGGAATCGCTAGCACCTCCATTGGACCCATTTCAACATCAAATTCTGGCGGCTTATTTCAGGCTCCGATGTCGTTTGCTGTTGATCCATCTACAATGGGCAACCAGTTGTCATTTGGTTCCATGACAAACCCATTTTCACCCACGCGATCGTTTTTTAATCATAGTTCAACAATGGGAAGTTTCGTTTAA